From one Paenibacillus terrae HPL-003 genomic stretch:
- a CDS encoding GNAT family N-acetyltransferase: protein MARLTIVKVKSDHADLHELIQRLDEDLLERYPADEIYLVDFSNPKIKEMIFAVVYLDAKPVACGGLRPIDAEEMELKRFYVDSSYRRQGIAVSLLAFLEDEARKRGTVRIKLETGAAQPEAIALYTKQGYEPIERFGEYEEDENSLCYGKKLTVSL from the coding sequence ATGGCCAGGCTTACGATTGTAAAGGTTAAAAGCGATCATGCAGATCTGCATGAATTGATTCAAAGGCTGGATGAAGATTTGCTGGAAAGGTATCCTGCTGATGAAATTTACTTGGTTGATTTTTCCAATCCAAAAATTAAAGAAATGATTTTCGCTGTTGTGTATTTGGATGCAAAACCGGTCGCTTGCGGTGGGCTTAGGCCTATAGATGCGGAAGAGATGGAGCTTAAACGATTTTATGTCGATTCTTCTTATCGCAGGCAAGGCATTGCCGTCAGTCTGTTAGCTTTTCTGGAAGATGAGGCCCGGAAACGAGGAACTGTAAGAATCAAGCTGGAGACAGGGGCTGCTCAACCTGAAGCCATTGCGCTTTATACGAAGCAGGGATATGAGCCTATTGAACGATTTGGTGAATATGAAGAGGATGAAAATAGTCTTTGTTATGGTAAGAAGCTGACAGTGTCTTTATAA
- the rpiA gene encoding ribose-5-phosphate isomerase RpiA, translating to MNLKQKAAEKAVEAIQDGMKVGLGTGSTAYWAIQKIGERVAQGLHIQAVATSQASEDQARELGIPIVPFDQIGRLDVTIDGADEVNEQLVLVKGGGGALLREKIVESNSNRLIIIVDESKDVKVLGAFPLPVEVVPFASVWTLEAIQQTGCQAEWRMKDGERFLTDNGNYIVDCRYGTIENPQELEIRLNQIPGVVDNGLFINMADQVIIARANGQIDVRNK from the coding sequence ATGAATTTGAAGCAAAAAGCAGCTGAAAAAGCAGTTGAAGCCATTCAGGACGGCATGAAAGTAGGACTCGGCACAGGCTCGACAGCTTATTGGGCCATTCAAAAAATAGGTGAGCGTGTGGCGCAAGGCTTACATATACAGGCTGTAGCTACTTCCCAAGCGTCGGAGGATCAGGCCAGAGAACTGGGAATTCCCATCGTTCCATTTGATCAGATTGGACGACTCGACGTAACCATTGACGGAGCGGACGAGGTGAATGAGCAGCTTGTGCTGGTGAAGGGCGGAGGCGGAGCTTTACTGAGAGAGAAAATCGTGGAAAGCAACAGCAACCGGCTAATCATTATTGTGGATGAGTCCAAGGATGTGAAGGTGCTGGGTGCATTTCCATTACCAGTCGAAGTCGTACCTTTTGCCAGTGTATGGACGTTGGAGGCAATACAGCAGACAGGCTGCCAGGCTGAATGGCGCATGAAGGACGGTGAGCGTTTCCTTACGGATAACGGCAATTATATTGTCGATTGTCGTTACGGAACCATTGAGAACCCGCAAGAGCTGGAAATCCGATTGAATCAAATTCCGGGTGTGGTTGATAACGGACTGTTCATTAACATGGCGGACCAGGTTATCATCGCACGGGCCAATGGACAGATTGATGTTCGAAACAAGTGA